The segment GCGGTAAGGAGAATTAAAACGTCTACAAATGAAAAGATAAATAATATTACAGTTTTGAATATAGGGAAAGTAACACCAATATATAGGGTTTTAAGAGCATTAAAATATGCGCAAGTCATATAAAAAGCATGATAAGTTGAAGTATTAAATTAACTAAGTTTCAGGGGTTGTCTTAAAAAAATCCTACAGTATCTTGACACTATCATTTATTCTTCTTCACTTGACATAATAATTAAAAGCATTTACAATTAATTTGTAATTGAACAATTGATATATTTTATGAACATTTTTGGAGGTTTATTATGGAAGAAAATATTCGTTTACTAATAAAAGTAGCGCTTTTATATTACAATGAAAAATTAACGGAACAGGAAATTTCAGCTAGATTAGGAATATCTCGCCCGAAAGTTTCACGTTTATTAAAAAAAGCTTTGGAAATTGGAATTGTTGAAATCAAAATAAATACAAACAATGATTTGACATCTATGGAAAAAGAAATCGAAAAAAAGTATAAATTACAAGAAGTTAAAATTGTAGAATACAAGACAGAAGAAAATGAACTCTTAAAAAAAGAATTGGGCAAAGCAGCAGCAGAATTATTAGTGAGAATTATTAAAAATGGGGACATAATAGGAGTCTCATGGGGTACTACTATTGCATTAATCCCCCAATTTATTAAGATAAATAAAAAATTAAATACGTGCTTGTTTGTACCCCTTGTAGCTGGATTAGGACAAGCTCCTTATGAAATACAAGCGAATAATATTGCAATAGAATTTGCAAAAGCATTTGGTGCTAAATGGCAATTACTTCATGCCCCAGCAATCGTTGAAAATCTAGAAGTAAAAAAAAGTATTTTGTCTGATAGTATGGTAAAAAAATCTTTGGAAATCGCTGCTAAGGCAGATGTTGCAATTGTCGGAATTGGAGGACCAATAAATACTTCTACTATTTTAGAAAGTGGCTATTTCGGAGAAAATGAAATAAATGAACTTAATAGGGAAGGTGCAATTGGTGATATTTGCTCTAGATTTTTCGATATTAATGGCAATATATGTGAAAGAGCAGAAATTAACAACAGAATAATAGGTATTTCTCTGGAACAATTAAAGCAAATTAAACGTGTAGTAGGAGTAGCCGGTGGTAAAAATAAAATTCAGGCTATTAAAAGTGCTTTAAAAGGTGGTTATATAAATATTTTAGTTACTGATACTGTAACAGCCGAAGAATTACTAAAAGATTAAATTTCTTTTAATTTAAAAAGATAAGCAAAAGGAAATTCGTATACTTAAATGGAATTCCTTTTGCTTATCTTTATGTGTTAGTTTACTGGTTTTATAATTACTTTCAATGCCTTACCACTAGAAGCAAATTCAAAGGCTTCTTTATACTCTGAGATATTGAAGGTTGTTGTTATAAGTTTTGATGTATTAATTCTGCCATCTTTAATTAATTTTAATACTTTTTTCATATGAATTACAGTTGAATCAGATGTTCCATGTACAAAGAGTTCTTTATAGTGAATGAGATTGCTGTCAATGGAAATATAGGAATTGCCTTTTGAAAGCCCTCCAAAAAAATTTATACGTCCTCGCTTTTTAGCAACTAATAATGCTTGTTCTTGGGCTTCTCGTGAAGGAGCTGCCACAATCACAACATCAGCACCTTGTCCCTTTGTTACTTTTAATACATTACTTATAAAATCTTCCTTTTGAGGGTTTATTACTCTATCTGCTATATTTAGCTGTTTAACTATTTCTATTCTATCTTCCAAAATTTCAGAAATTATTACTTCAGCTGCCCCCAAAATTCTTGCTATAATAGCATGAAATACTCCTACAGGACCAGCTCCTATTATAACTACTGTATCATTCAAACCTACTTGAGATAATTCTTGACCATTTAAAACGCAAGAAATAGGTTCTACAATAGCAGCAGCATCATAATTCACATTATCAGGTATCGGTATAACTCCTCCTGTTTTCACCAATTGAGAAGGAACTGCTACATACTCAGCAAAACATCCGTCATATTGATATGATAAAGCCGTTTTGTTATCACAAAGGTTCGTAATACCTTTCAAGCAATAATCGCATTTTCCACAGGGCACTGTAACAGATAATAATACACGATCTCCTATTTTAAAATCATGTACTCCTTGTCCAATTTTTACTATTTCTCCTGCTGCTTCATGTCCTAAAACCCTTGGTAATGTCATGCCATGAGAAGAACCCCCGGCTTTGACATTTCTCAAATCACTTCCGCATATAGCGCAGGAATGAATTTTCACTAGAAGTTCTCCTTCTTTAATTTCAGGAATAGGTATATCTTCATACCTTAAATCATTAGGACCATATAATCTCAGAGCTTTCATAATCCATCAATCCTTTTTATTTTTTAGGCTCTATTCGAGCTACCACATAATTCTATTTTACTTTTTACTAATTCTTTCATAAATAACAATGGTTTTTCGAATATTTCAGAAAGAGCTACATATTCATTAGCTGTAGCAATAGTTTCTTTTATTCCTTTTATAAAAGCGACTCGTAACTCTGTTGCAATATTTACTTTTGATATTCCTGTAATAATTGCCTCTTTAACCTGTTCTTCAGGAGTATATGAACCACCATGAAGCACCAACGGAGTTTCTGTAATCTTTGCTATTTCTTTTAATCTAGGAATATCTAAATGAGGGTCTCCTTTATAAAGCCCATGTGCCGTCCCTATTGCTACAGCCAAAGCATCGACCTGTGTCTCTTTTACAAACTTATCAACTTCTTTGGGAATTGTCAAAAAACTCATTATAGTTTCTTCGCTGTCTGAAAGTCCAACACCAACATGGCCTAATTCAGCTTCTACAGTTATTCCAGCAGAATGTGCGAGTTTAACAACTTGGCGTGTAATTTCAATATTTTTCTCTAAAGGAAGTGTAGAAGCATCTATCATTACCGAATTAAATCCTAAAGAAACATATTTTATCACAGTTTCTATATCAGGCCCATGATCTAAATGCAAACAAATTGGAATTCTAGAATGCGCCGCCACTTCTTTTATCATCGGAACAATATAACGTAAGTACCCATCTTTCACATCCGTATCCAAAATCATTACAATAATTGGAGATCTTAATTCTTCTGCTGTTTCTGCAACCGCTTTAAAAGTAGTTAAGTCATTAACATCAAACGCAGGAACTGCATATTTATTTTTGCGCGTCTCTGCTAGAATTTCTCGTAAATTAACAAGCATTTTATCAATCCTCTCTTTACTTATTCTTCATTCTTCTTTTTAGACTTAGCAATGTCTTTAACTTCTCCCAATAATCTATAAGGTTTCGTAATTATCCTTGCAGGTAAAGAAAAGAGAAAATCAGTAATATCTTTTTGGAGTTCTTCTGTCATCCTTTGGGGCTTAGTTAATATCCTTTCTATGAATTCCTCCGTAAAATTTTTCTTTGCACTCTCTTCATTTATTTCCAATTCTGTACCACATTTCTCACATTTAATTCTTTTTATTGTATCTCCTTCATAAGTTATAGTATGTTCTGTCTCCTCATTGCAGTGAAGGCAATAAAGCATCCCTTTCATATAAGTGTACATGTCTATCACTTCCTAATTTTTTTCATAATTATAGCATAAGTTGTAGTGGGTCTTCTAATATTTCTTTTATTCTCTTTAAAAATTTTGCTGCTAAAGCTCCATCTATTACTCTATGGTCTGATGACAATGTCACTTCCATTATTGGCTTTATTTCAATTTGTCCGTTTTGTACCATCGGCATGTCTTTTATTTTGCCTACAGCAAGTATTGCCACTTCCGGTTGGTTTATTATTGCCGTAAATCTTGTTACATCAAACATTCCAAGATTTGATATTGTAAAACTGCCACCACTGTATTCGTCTGGGGTGAGTTTTCCTTCTCTTGCTTTTTCTATAAGTTGCCTTTCTTCATATGCTATTTCGCTTAAACCTTTTTTGTCAGCTTCTCTTATCACTGGAACTATTAACCCTTCTTCTAATGCTACAGCAAGTCCTATGTTTATTTGGTCTTTTAAAATTATTTGGTCATTATCCACAAAGGAGTTTATTATAGGATATTTTTTTATTGCTAAAGCTACAGCTTTTATTATAAAGGTGTTTATGGATATTTTTGCGTTTTGTACTTTTTCGCTTAGAGTCTCTCTCAGTTTTAAAACTTCTTCCATATTTATCTCCATTGTCACATAATAGTGAGGCGCAATATTCATGCTTTTCTGCATCTTATCTGCAATTATTCCCCTCATGCCTGTAAGCAATATTGTTTTTGTATAGGAAACTGGTTGAGACTTTGGTTCTTCTTGAGTTGGTAGCTTTCTTTGTTGTAAGTTTTTAAGGTATTCTTCTACATCTTTTCTCTGAATCCTGCCAGAAGGTCCACTTCCTTTTATTTGTGTTAGGTCTATTCCGTGTTCTTTTGCTATTTTCCTTGCTACAGGGGTTGCTCTTGGTTTTGTAGGTTTTAAGGTTTGCTGTTGTTCTAAGATAGGTTCTTTGGCTTCTACTGCTTCTTTTTGTTGAGGCTCTTTTTGTTCTTCTACAACGTTTGATTGTTTTAATAGGTCTTCTATGTTTTCGCCTTGTTGTCCTATTATTGCTATTGGCTGGTTTACTTGCACTGTTTCTCCTTCTTTTGCAAGTATTTTTAAAAGAACTCCACTGAAGGAGGCTTCTTCTTCCATTGTGACTTTATCTGTTTCTATTTCTAAAAGCGGTTCTCCCTGTGCTACTCGTTCCCCTTCATTCTTTAACCATTTTGTTATTTTGCCACTTGTCATTGTCATTCCTAGTTTGGGCATTGTGACTATGTTTGCCATTGTATCACCTCTATTTATCAAATATGCTTCTTACTTTCTGTACTATATATTCTGTTTGAGGTACAGCCGCTCTTTCTAATTGTGGGTTGTAGGGTATTGGTACATTTTTACCTGCTAATCTTTGTATTGGATAATCTAAATAGTCAAAGGCTTCACTTTCTACTAATTTTGATAATACTTCTGCTCCCCAACCGTAATTTTTGTTGTCATCTTCTACTATTAGTATTTTACCTGTCTTTATTGCTGATTTAACTATTGTTTCTTCATCCAATGGAGACAGACTTTTTATGTCTATGACTTCTGCGTCTATTCCATAGGTTTTGAGTTCTTCTGCCGCTTCCAAAGACCTTGGAACTGTTATAGACCCAGCTATTATGGTTATGTCTTTTCCTTCTCTTTTTACTTCGGCTTTCCCTATGGGTACAATGTAGTCCTCTTCTGGCACTTCTCCTTTTGTCCAGTATAAGAGTTTATGCTCGAAAAATAGTACTGGATTATCATCTCTTACAGCTGCTTTCAGCATCCCTTTTACGTCATAAGGTGTTGCTGGCATTACTACTTTCAACCCTGGAATATGTGCAAATATTGCAGGAAAACTTTGAGAGTGTTGGGCTGCTGCCCCCGTACCTGAACCCATAGGTGTCCTTATTACCATCGGTACTTTTAATTGACCTCCTGTCATGTACCTCAGTTTAGCCGCTTGGTTTACTATCCATTCCATAGGAAAAGTTAAAAAATCCGAAAACATTATTTCTACTATTGGTCGCATTCCTACTAGTGCCGCACCTACCGCTGCCCCTACTATTCCTGCTTCAGATATTGGGGTTTCTATTAGCTTGTCTTTGTATTTTTCATACATTCCTTTGGTAACACCAAA is part of the Thermoanaerobacter uzonensis DSM 18761 genome and harbors:
- a CDS encoding class II fructose-bisphosphate aldolase, which codes for MLVNLREILAETRKNKYAVPAFDVNDLTTFKAVAETAEELRSPIIVMILDTDVKDGYLRYIVPMIKEVAAHSRIPICLHLDHGPDIETVIKYVSLGFNSVMIDASTLPLEKNIEITRQVVKLAHSAGITVEAELGHVGVGLSDSEETIMSFLTIPKEVDKFVKETQVDALAVAIGTAHGLYKGDPHLDIPRLKEIAKITETPLVLHGGSYTPEEQVKEAIITGISKVNIATELRVAFIKGIKETIATANEYVALSEIFEKPLLFMKELVKSKIELCGSSNRA
- a CDS encoding UPF0236 family protein, with the translated sequence AVRRIKTSTNEKINNITVLNIGKVTPIYRVLRALKYAQVI
- a CDS encoding dihydrolipoamide acetyltransferase family protein, translated to MANIVTMPKLGMTMTSGKITKWLKNEGERVAQGEPLLEIETDKVTMEEEASFSGVLLKILAKEGETVQVNQPIAIIGQQGENIEDLLKQSNVVEEQKEPQQKEAVEAKEPILEQQQTLKPTKPRATPVARKIAKEHGIDLTQIKGSGPSGRIQRKDVEEYLKNLQQRKLPTQEEPKSQPVSYTKTILLTGMRGIIADKMQKSMNIAPHYYVTMEINMEEVLKLRETLSEKVQNAKISINTFIIKAVALAIKKYPIINSFVDNDQIILKDQINIGLAVALEEGLIVPVIREADKKGLSEIAYEERQLIEKAREGKLTPDEYSGGSFTISNLGMFDVTRFTAIINQPEVAILAVGKIKDMPMVQNGQIEIKPIMEVTLSSDHRVIDGALAAKFLKRIKEILEDPLQLML
- a CDS encoding sugar-binding transcriptional regulator, translated to MEENIRLLIKVALLYYNEKLTEQEISARLGISRPKVSRLLKKALEIGIVEIKINTNNDLTSMEKEIEKKYKLQEVKIVEYKTEENELLKKELGKAAAELLVRIIKNGDIIGVSWGTTIALIPQFIKINKKLNTCLFVPLVAGLGQAPYEIQANNIAIEFAKAFGAKWQLLHAPAIVENLEVKKSILSDSMVKKSLEIAAKADVAIVGIGGPINTSTILESGYFGENEINELNREGAIGDICSRFFDINGNICERAEINNRIIGISLEQLKQIKRVVGVAGGKNKIQAIKSALKGGYINILVTDTVTAEELLKD
- a CDS encoding alpha-ketoacid dehydrogenase subunit beta, translated to MTEKLYIDALAEAIREEFDRDPNVFMMGEDIGIYGGAFGVTKGMYEKYKDKLIETPISEAGIVGAAVGAALVGMRPIVEIMFSDFLTFPMEWIVNQAAKLRYMTGGQLKVPMVIRTPMGSGTGAAAQHSQSFPAIFAHIPGLKVVMPATPYDVKGMLKAAVRDDNPVLFFEHKLLYWTKGEVPEEDYIVPIGKAEVKREGKDITIIAGSITVPRSLEAAEELKTYGIDAEVIDIKSLSPLDEETIVKSAIKTGKILIVEDDNKNYGWGAEVLSKLVESEAFDYLDYPIQRLAGKNVPIPYNPQLERAAVPQTEYIVQKVRSIFDK
- a CDS encoding zinc-dependent dehydrogenase → MKALRLYGPNDLRYEDIPIPEIKEGELLVKIHSCAICGSDLRNVKAGGSSHGMTLPRVLGHEAAGEIVKIGQGVHDFKIGDRVLLSVTVPCGKCDYCLKGITNLCDNKTALSYQYDGCFAEYVAVPSQLVKTGGVIPIPDNVNYDAAAIVEPISCVLNGQELSQVGLNDTVVIIGAGPVGVFHAIIARILGAAEVIISEILEDRIEIVKQLNIADRVINPQKEDFISNVLKVTKGQGADVVIVAAPSREAQEQALLVAKKRGRINFFGGLSKGNSYISIDSNLIHYKELFVHGTSDSTVIHMKKVLKLIKDGRINTSKLITTTFNISEYKEAFEFASSGKALKVIIKPVN
- a CDS encoding bh protein is translated as MYTYMKGMLYCLHCNEETEHTITYEGDTIKRIKCEKCGTELEINEESAKKNFTEEFIERILTKPQRMTEELQKDITDFLFSLPARIITKPYRLLGEVKDIAKSKKKNEE